Proteins co-encoded in one Bacillus infantis NRRL B-14911 genomic window:
- the infB gene encoding translation initiation factor IF-2: MSKMRVYEYAKKFNISSKDVITKLKDMNVEVSNHMTTIENDAVKKLDEIFGKKADTKPARPNQSAGNQKPQQNSQPRPKASGEQNSNSGSRDKARPSAPANRSGGGNQSKSFGNNNNNNSSRGNNNNNRNKNNNNNNNKNRNNRNNQNKGKQHTNHAPQPRKEKELPAKITFSDSLTVAELAKKLHREPSEIIKKLFMLGVMATINQDLDKDAIELIAGEYGVEVEEEILIDTTDLEVYFTEDESAELSERPSVVTIMGHVDHGKTTLLDSIRNTKVTAGEAGGITQHIGAYQVEENGKKITFLDTPGHAAFTTMRARGAKITDITILVVAADDGVMPQTVEAINHAKAAEVPIIVAVNKMDKPAANPDRVMQELTEHGLVPEAWGGETIFVPLSALTGDGIDSLLEMILLVSEVEEYKANPDRNAVGTVIEAQLDKGRGSVATLLVQNGTLKVGDPIVVGTTFGRVRAMVNDLGRRVKEAGPSTPVEITGLNDVPLAGDRFVVFKDEKTARQVGEVRSQQAIQAQRSEKTRVSLDNLFEHMKQGEMKDLNIIIKADVQGSAEALAAALNKIDVEGVNVRIIHTAVGAINESDITLAAASNAIVIGFNVRPDNNAKRAADTEEVDVRLHRIIYKVIDEIESAMKGMLDPEFEEKVIGQAEIRQTFKVSKVGTIAGSYVTDGKITRDSGIRLIRDGVVIFEGEIDALKRFKDDAKEVSQGYECGITIKNFNDVKEGDVVEAYIMEEVER; the protein is encoded by the coding sequence ATGAGTAAAATGCGCGTCTATGAATATGCAAAGAAATTCAATATTTCAAGCAAAGACGTTATTACAAAATTGAAAGACATGAACGTGGAAGTTTCAAACCATATGACAACGATTGAAAACGATGCTGTTAAAAAGCTGGATGAAATTTTCGGCAAAAAGGCCGACACTAAACCAGCCAGGCCTAATCAGTCAGCCGGAAATCAAAAGCCGCAGCAGAACAGCCAGCCAAGGCCAAAAGCTTCAGGCGAGCAGAACAGCAATAGCGGCAGCCGCGACAAAGCAAGGCCATCTGCACCGGCAAACCGTTCAGGCGGCGGCAATCAATCCAAGTCATTTGGAAACAATAACAACAATAACAGCAGCCGCGGCAATAACAACAATAACCGCAATAAGAACAACAACAATAACAATAATAAAAACCGCAACAACCGCAATAACCAGAATAAAGGGAAGCAGCATACTAACCATGCTCCTCAGCCCCGCAAAGAAAAAGAACTTCCGGCTAAAATCACCTTCAGTGATTCATTGACTGTGGCGGAGCTCGCTAAGAAGCTTCACCGTGAACCTTCAGAAATTATCAAAAAGCTCTTTATGCTTGGCGTAATGGCTACGATCAACCAGGATCTTGACAAAGATGCCATCGAGCTGATTGCCGGTGAATACGGCGTGGAAGTAGAGGAAGAAATCCTCATCGATACAACTGACCTTGAGGTTTACTTCACAGAAGATGAAAGTGCTGAACTGTCTGAAAGGCCGTCTGTCGTAACGATCATGGGCCACGTTGACCATGGTAAAACGACTCTTCTTGACAGCATCAGGAACACAAAGGTGACTGCAGGCGAGGCCGGCGGAATCACCCAGCATATCGGTGCTTATCAGGTAGAAGAAAACGGCAAGAAGATTACTTTCCTTGATACACCGGGACACGCCGCGTTTACGACTATGCGTGCCCGTGGAGCAAAGATCACGGATATTACAATCCTGGTTGTTGCAGCTGACGACGGAGTTATGCCTCAGACTGTAGAAGCAATCAACCATGCAAAGGCAGCCGAGGTGCCGATCATCGTTGCCGTCAACAAAATGGATAAGCCTGCTGCCAATCCTGACCGCGTGATGCAGGAACTGACAGAGCACGGACTTGTGCCTGAAGCGTGGGGCGGAGAAACGATCTTTGTTCCGCTTTCAGCCCTGACTGGAGATGGAATCGACTCCCTGCTTGAGATGATCCTTCTTGTCAGCGAGGTTGAAGAATACAAAGCCAACCCTGACCGCAATGCAGTCGGAACGGTCATTGAAGCACAGCTTGACAAAGGCAGGGGTTCAGTTGCTACCCTTCTTGTCCAGAATGGAACACTTAAGGTCGGCGATCCAATCGTAGTCGGCACGACGTTTGGACGTGTGCGTGCAATGGTCAATGATCTTGGCCGCCGCGTCAAAGAAGCAGGTCCATCCACACCGGTTGAAATCACTGGTCTGAATGATGTGCCGCTTGCAGGCGACCGCTTTGTCGTATTCAAGGATGAAAAAACAGCCCGCCAGGTCGGCGAAGTGCGTTCACAGCAGGCGATCCAGGCCCAGAGAAGCGAAAAGACGCGCGTCAGCCTTGATAACTTGTTTGAACATATGAAACAAGGGGAAATGAAAGATCTAAACATCATTATCAAAGCGGATGTTCAAGGGTCCGCCGAGGCGCTTGCAGCTGCCTTGAATAAAATAGATGTTGAAGGTGTCAATGTAAGGATCATTCATACAGCAGTCGGTGCGATCAATGAATCAGACATCACCCTTGCCGCTGCTTCAAATGCCATTGTCATCGGCTTTAACGTAAGGCCTGATAATAATGCGAAGCGTGCAGCAGATACTGAGGAAGTGGATGTTCGCCTCCACAGAATCATCTACAAAGTGATCGACGAGATCGAATCAGCCATGAAAGGCATGCTTGATCCGGAATTCGAAGAGAAAGTCATCGGCCAGGCTGAGATCCGCCAAACCTTCAAGGTATCAAAGGTTGGAACGATTGCCGGCTCCTATGTTACAGATGGGAAAAT
- a CDS encoding YlxQ family RNA-binding protein: MNSNQWMSLLGLANRARKIISGEELSVKEIRGGKAKLVLLSADASANTAKKVTDKCKSYNVPYKIVENRHLLGQAIGKEARVVVAVLDSGFAKKLLTLLD, from the coding sequence ATGAACTCAAATCAATGGATGTCATTGCTTGGCTTGGCCAATCGAGCACGCAAGATTATATCGGGTGAAGAGCTCTCCGTCAAAGAAATAAGGGGCGGCAAGGCGAAGCTCGTGCTGCTGTCAGCAGATGCGTCTGCGAATACAGCAAAAAAAGTGACAGACAAATGTAAATCCTATAACGTTCCATATAAAATAGTGGAAAATCGTCACCTTCTTGGTCAAGCGATCGGAAAAGAAGCACGTGTAGTTGTGGCTGTCCTTGACAGCGGGTTTGCAAAAAAACTGTTGACGCTGCTCGATTAA
- the rnpM gene encoding RNase P modulator RnpM, whose product MNKNKKVPMRKCVATGEMKPKKELVRIVRSKEGEVSLDLTGKKSGRGAYLSRDKEAVLSAQKKNILSNHLDAAVDDSIYEELLELIEKEKRLS is encoded by the coding sequence GTGAACAAGAATAAAAAGGTTCCCATGCGTAAATGTGTCGCTACCGGTGAAATGAAGCCGAAAAAAGAACTGGTTCGCATCGTTCGCTCTAAGGAAGGCGAGGTCTCTTTGGATCTGACCGGGAAAAAGTCAGGCCGGGGAGCTTATCTTTCCAGAGATAAAGAAGCAGTCTTATCAGCACAAAAGAAAAACATACTCTCAAATCATCTGGATGCAGCAGTGGATGATTCTATATATGAAGAGCTTTTAGAGCTCATAGAGAAGGAGAAACGACTATCCTGA